One stretch of Filifactor alocis ATCC 35896 DNA includes these proteins:
- a CDS encoding BaiN/RdsA family NAD(P)/FAD-dependent oxidoreductase → MFDIAVIGGGSAGMMAAIHASKTHKVILLEKNDSLGKKLLLTGGGRCNVTNSIPIENFIQNIIGNGKFLYSAFSKFDNQDIIQFFQSRNTPLKEEDNGRMFPVSDSSKTILSTLRQELQKNNVSVRYHARVTDWNVTEHHIESLVLEDNSIVQAKNYILATGGMSFPHTGSNGDGYRLAQKLGHTITDLYPSEVALRSNEPFVQAQTLKGLSLQNIELKVLNTKNKAVVTQNSDIIFTHFGIAGPAALRCSSFVLKQKEREVPLSLDALPNISKAELLHIIQAEPKKALKNILKNYLPQRYADFICMEYADTKSYQLNDKTLQSIIEHIKDFRFKVNGSLPIEKAFVTAGGISLKEIDPKTMKSKIIDNLYFAGEVMDIHAYTGGYNITCAFSSGHLAGEVL, encoded by the coding sequence ATGTTCGATATTGCTGTAATCGGCGGAGGATCTGCCGGTATGATGGCAGCCATACACGCAAGCAAAACTCACAAAGTCATTCTTTTGGAAAAAAACGACTCTCTCGGAAAAAAACTTCTTCTTACCGGAGGAGGTCGATGTAATGTGACTAACAGCATTCCGATTGAAAATTTCATCCAAAATATTATCGGAAACGGCAAATTTTTGTATAGTGCCTTTTCAAAGTTTGATAACCAGGACATCATTCAGTTTTTTCAAAGTCGAAACACTCCTCTCAAAGAGGAGGATAACGGAAGAATGTTTCCGGTAAGCGACTCTTCCAAAACCATTTTATCCACTTTAAGACAGGAACTTCAAAAAAACAATGTTTCTGTTCGATATCATGCAAGAGTAACGGATTGGAATGTAACGGAACATCATATCGAATCCCTTGTTTTGGAGGATAACAGTATCGTTCAAGCCAAAAACTATATCCTTGCAACGGGAGGAATGTCCTTCCCTCACACAGGCTCGAACGGAGACGGATATCGCCTTGCACAAAAACTCGGACACACAATAACCGACCTCTATCCGTCCGAAGTTGCTTTGCGAAGCAATGAGCCGTTTGTTCAGGCACAAACCTTAAAAGGACTCTCCTTGCAAAATATTGAACTCAAAGTCTTAAATACCAAAAACAAGGCTGTCGTTACTCAAAATTCCGATATTATCTTCACACATTTTGGAATAGCCGGACCGGCAGCATTGAGATGTTCGAGTTTTGTGTTAAAACAAAAAGAAAGAGAAGTTCCCCTCTCCCTTGACGCTTTGCCAAATATATCCAAAGCAGAACTTCTTCACATCATCCAAGCGGAACCCAAAAAAGCACTCAAAAATATATTAAAAAACTATCTTCCGCAAAGGTATGCCGATTTTATCTGTATGGAATATGCCGATACCAAAAGCTACCAATTGAATGACAAAACCTTACAAAGCATCATCGAACACATCAAAGATTTTCGATTCAAAGTAAACGGAAGTCTCCCTATCGAAAAAGCATTTGTTACTGCAGGCGGAATCTCACTCAAGGAAATTGATCCGAAAACCATGAAATCAAAAATAATCGACAATCTCTACTTTGCCGGAGAAGTGATGGATATTCATGCCTATACCGGTGGATACAACATCACCTGTGCATTTTCAAGCGGACATCTTGCAGGAGAAGTGCTGTAA
- a CDS encoding SAP domain-containing protein — translation MIESRPEFDKITSFVEFNKYYWYREELSQICKSLGLEYKGTKQELNYIIEQYFKSNLIKKSSIKNEKKKLETITLDTPLLECQFSFNAKFREYFSAVTDVSPFKFTADMATAWRKVKRENNLSFTIQDMLKVYYEKSDYAKYDNSVCQWNQFLKDFCADENSRNYSNKLKVAAILWKAVKNSRNEKIYSKNLLTEYALEIKEYCK, via the coding sequence ATGATAGAAAGCAGACCCGAGTTTGATAAAATCACATCGTTTGTTGAGTTTAATAAATATTATTGGTATCGTGAAGAACTTTCACAGATATGCAAGTCATTAGGATTAGAGTATAAAGGTACAAAACAGGAACTCAATTATATTATTGAGCAATACTTTAAGAGTAATTTAATTAAAAAGTCATCAATAAAAAATGAAAAGAAGAAACTGGAAACCATCACCTTAGATACGCCATTACTTGAGTGTCAGTTTTCCTTTAACGCAAAATTCAGAGAATATTTCTCCGCTGTAACGGATGTTTCACCTTTTAAATTTACTGCTGATATGGCTACTGCTTGGAGAAAAGTAAAAAGAGAAAATAATCTGAGTTTTACAATTCAAGATATGCTAAAAGTTTATTATGAGAAATCAGACTATGCCAAATATGATAATTCCGTTTGTCAATGGAATCAATTTTTAAAGGATTTTTGTGCAGACGAAAATAGTCGCAACTACTCAAACAAATTAAAAGTAGCTGCTATTCTTTGGAAAGCAGTTAAAAATTCAAGGAATGAAAAAATTTATTCAAAGAATCTTTTAACTGAATATGCACTTGAAATAAAAGAGTATTGCAAGTAG
- a CDS encoding FMN-binding protein yields MKKFLVTTVAAVLLLGGCQGKTTENTDTGTWKDGSYHGVSSNDDWGGHVEADITIENGMIVAAELHNIDKDNNEKGEDYGKDTGNPGLIKIAQDAIKNAQDYPKQLVSTNDIEQVEVISGATNSYDLFKEAVNNALSQAKE; encoded by the coding sequence ATGAAAAAATTTTTAGTAACAACAGTAGCGGCAGTATTATTGCTCGGCGGTTGTCAAGGAAAGACAACCGAAAATACCGATACAGGCACATGGAAGGACGGTTCCTATCACGGAGTCAGCTCCAATGACGATTGGGGTGGACACGTAGAGGCAGACATCACCATAGAAAACGGAATGATTGTTGCTGCAGAATTGCACAATATTGACAAAGATAATAATGAAAAAGGCGAAGATTACGGAAAAGATACCGGAAATCCGGGCTTGATTAAAATTGCACAGGATGCGATTAAAAATGCACAGGATTATCCGAAACAATTGGTTTCAACAAATGACATCGAACAAGTAGAAGTCATTTCCGGAGCGACTAATTCCTATGATTTGTTCAAAGAAGCGGTAAATAATGCCTTGAGTCAAGCAAAAGAATAG
- a CDS encoding ABC transporter ATP-binding protein, whose amino-acid sequence MENILTLNGVSKIYGDLKALDNINLTVEKGEWLAIMGPSGSGKTTMMNIIGCMDKPSLGEVILEGQDISRLSPKDLTVIRRDKIGLIFQQFHLVNYLTALENCMMAQYYHSMPDEEEAMAALEAVGLQDRAKHLPSQLSGGEQQRVCIARALINHPALILADEPTGNLDEKNEYIVMDIFEKLHNAGSTIIVVTHDPEVGDEAERMIVLEHGRIAREEMKQRQRPIITNNKIKEFL is encoded by the coding sequence ATGGAGAATATACTAACGCTCAATGGCGTATCGAAAATATACGGCGATTTGAAGGCGCTGGACAATATCAATTTAACGGTTGAAAAAGGAGAATGGTTGGCAATTATGGGTCCTTCCGGCAGCGGAAAGACCACAATGATGAATATCATCGGCTGTATGGACAAACCGTCTCTTGGAGAAGTCATTTTGGAAGGACAAGACATCTCCAGACTTTCTCCGAAAGATTTGACAGTCATTCGAAGAGATAAAATCGGATTGATTTTTCAACAATTCCACTTGGTTAATTACTTGACTGCACTCGAAAACTGCATGATGGCACAATACTATCATTCCATGCCGGATGAAGAAGAGGCAATGGCGGCGTTGGAGGCAGTCGGTCTGCAAGATCGGGCAAAGCATTTGCCGAGTCAGCTTTCAGGTGGAGAACAACAGAGAGTTTGTATCGCAAGAGCATTGATTAACCATCCCGCGCTGATTCTTGCCGATGAACCGACAGGAAACTTGGATGAAAAAAATGAATATATTGTAATGGATATTTTTGAAAAATTGCATAACGCAGGCTCAACCATCATCGTTGTTACGCATGACCCCGAAGTTGGAGATGAGGCGGAACGAATGATTGTGTTGGAGCATGGACGAATTGCAAGAGAAGAAATGAAACAGCGACAAAGACCGATTATTACAAATAATAAGATAAAGGAGTTTTTGTAA
- a CDS encoding ABC transporter permease, with protein sequence MRKNSFFWKMVRSSISRRKSRMFTALLAIAMGATILSGLVTIYYDIPRQLGKEFRSYGANLIVIPGDASSKIEEKQVQEIRSAIGAQKLVGLAPYIYQNAKINEQPYIVAGTDMEGLKNNSPFWLVSGEWPAKPREVMLGAEIAKNLELDVGTKFTLNIPKKGGESGETTATDFVVVSTVITGGKEEELIFMSSSDLRAIIGDVPYDVVECSVEAEATELENIAKKIGENDSTLIPQLVKRVTESQDIVLEKLQALVWIVTVIVLFIMMICVSTTMMAVVTERRKEIGLKKALGAGNKSVVMDFLGEGIVLGAGGGALGVVLGYLFASQVSVSVFARKVNFLIPLVPITIIVAVIITVVACLIPVRTAVDVEPALVLRGE encoded by the coding sequence ATGAGAAAAAATTCATTTTTTTGGAAAATGGTAAGAAGTTCCATTTCGCGAAGAAAATCCAGAATGTTTACTGCACTTTTGGCGATTGCTATGGGTGCAACCATTTTATCGGGACTTGTAACAATCTACTATGATATTCCCCGACAATTGGGAAAAGAATTTCGAAGCTATGGTGCAAACCTCATTGTGATTCCGGGCGACGCTTCTTCAAAAATTGAAGAAAAACAGGTACAGGAAATCCGGAGTGCCATCGGAGCGCAAAAGCTGGTAGGATTGGCACCGTATATTTATCAGAACGCAAAAATCAATGAACAACCGTATATCGTAGCAGGTACCGATATGGAAGGGTTGAAAAACAACAGTCCGTTTTGGCTTGTCAGCGGAGAATGGCCGGCAAAACCGAGAGAAGTGATGCTCGGTGCGGAAATTGCAAAAAATCTGGAATTGGATGTCGGAACAAAATTTACGCTGAATATACCGAAGAAAGGCGGAGAAAGCGGAGAGACGACGGCGACAGACTTTGTGGTAGTCTCTACCGTGATTACCGGCGGAAAAGAAGAAGAGCTGATTTTTATGTCAAGTTCCGACTTGAGAGCAATCATCGGAGATGTACCGTACGATGTTGTTGAATGTTCTGTTGAGGCCGAAGCGACCGAATTGGAAAATATTGCAAAAAAAATCGGCGAAAACGATTCTACTTTAATACCGCAGTTGGTGAAGAGAGTGACAGAGTCGCAAGATATTGTTCTTGAGAAATTGCAGGCTTTGGTGTGGATTGTTACGGTAATTGTATTATTTATTATGATGATTTGTGTATCGACAACAATGATGGCAGTTGTAACGGAACGCAGAAAAGAAATCGGATTGAAGAAAGCACTCGGTGCAGGCAACAAGTCGGTAGTAATGGATTTTCTGGGAGAAGGCATCGTGCTTGGTGCAGGCGGAGGAGCACTTGGAGTAGTGCTTGGATATTTGTTTGCAAGTCAGGTAAGTGTCAGCGTGTTTGCGAGAAAAGTGAACTTTTTGATTCCTTTGGTTCCGATTACCATAATCGTTGCAGTCATCATAACGGTAGTTGCATGTTTGATTCCGGTCAGAACTGCTGTTGATGTCGAACCGGCATTGGTACTGAGGGGAGAATAG
- a CDS encoding ABC transporter permease encodes MFFRMIRGSIFRQKKKMLMIAFTIALGASLSTSMLNTMLGVGDKVNRELKAYGANINVVSKEASLLDDIYGVEQNENSVQNYLREDELGMIKTIFWAYNIVDYTPYFNVWANVDGDPNNTKIVGTWFHKHLDLPTGESVDTGMSKLKTWWNIEGSWITDEDTDKAMLGSVYALRNGYKLGDKITIEKDGRKKEFTVAGVFESGSDDDKAIYVPLDVAQELAGTDNVVNRVEVSALTTPDNDLARKAAKNPLSLTVKEWEVWYCTAYVSAICYQIQEVMTDSVAKPIRQVAESEGDILNKTTFLMVLITIFSLFGSAIGISNLVTATVMERKNEIGLQKAIGASNGRIIGTILTEIIISGIIGGAVGYIIGLGLTQIIGFKVFGSAIAPTPMVIPIVIILILLMTVLGSIPAIKYLLKLNPTEVLHGK; translated from the coding sequence ATGTTTTTTAGAATGATTAGAGGTTCTATCTTCAGACAGAAGAAGAAAATGCTTATGATTGCATTTACCATTGCTTTGGGAGCGAGCCTTTCGACCTCTATGCTCAATACCATGCTGGGCGTCGGAGACAAGGTAAATCGCGAACTCAAAGCCTATGGTGCGAACATCAATGTCGTTTCCAAAGAAGCATCTCTCTTAGATGACATCTACGGAGTGGAACAAAATGAGAATTCGGTTCAGAATTATTTGAGAGAAGACGAATTGGGAATGATTAAAACAATTTTTTGGGCATACAATATCGTTGATTATACACCGTATTTCAATGTGTGGGCGAATGTGGACGGTGATCCGAACAACACAAAGATAGTCGGAACATGGTTTCACAAGCATTTGGATTTGCCGACCGGAGAGTCGGTAGATACCGGAATGTCCAAGTTGAAAACATGGTGGAATATAGAGGGAAGCTGGATTACCGATGAAGATACGGACAAAGCGATGCTCGGCTCCGTCTATGCATTGCGTAACGGATACAAACTCGGTGATAAGATTACGATTGAAAAAGACGGAAGAAAAAAAGAATTTACGGTAGCAGGGGTGTTTGAATCGGGAAGTGATGACGATAAAGCCATTTATGTTCCTCTTGATGTGGCACAGGAACTTGCCGGAACGGATAATGTAGTAAATCGAGTTGAAGTCAGCGCATTGACAACACCGGACAACGATTTGGCAAGAAAAGCCGCAAAAAATCCGCTCAGTCTTACAGTAAAAGAATGGGAAGTTTGGTACTGTACTGCGTATGTATCCGCAATTTGCTATCAGATTCAGGAAGTAATGACCGATTCTGTTGCAAAACCGATTCGACAGGTAGCTGAAAGCGAGGGAGACATCCTTAACAAAACCACCTTTTTGATGGTGCTGATTACTATTTTCAGCTTGTTCGGTTCCGCAATCGGAATTTCGAATTTGGTTACCGCAACGGTCATGGAACGAAAAAATGAAATCGGATTGCAGAAAGCAATCGGTGCAAGCAACGGACGGATTATCGGAACAATCCTGACAGAGATTATTATTTCGGGTATTATCGGAGGAGCTGTCGGTTATATCATAGGATTGGGATTGACGCAGATCATCGGATTCAAAGTGTTCGGTTCGGCAATTGCGCCGACACCGATGGTCATTCCGATTGTAATCATCTTAATTTTGTTAATGACGGTTTTGGGAAGCATTCCGGCAATCAAATATTTGTTGAAATTGAATCCGACCGAAGTATTGCATGGAAAGTAG
- a CDS encoding Fe-S-containing protein: MIVIFKIFIKVMESGITLSMIISLLFAFLRTKDIRKKRIFSVAAISLGVVAAIVSAIVREIPNFVNRASLSFWSMLPIVIAAVGLLILIPLKKKVSDQKSVKYENCFIGLLGIYVIGSFFYYMPPILIQLNNFVYYGESAVSTMVLFRIIGYVLGIVMMILSAVAVYNTTRKLSRKELENTVFISLLIAFVPQFFVIVQRLYSLHLIIRNGMILNTIAFVLNNERYFHFGMMLFLLIIPILLIGKNRVITEEYRNKAELRKIKYTMKKNRQWAYFFLVIIVINVFSLSYLKNYVGREVPLSAPEEYTLEDGMITIPLSLLEDNHLHRFTYKSSDGVEMRFFAIKKSPGSYVAVLDACEICGPSGYFERKDDVVCKLCDVVMNRGTIGFKGGCNPIPFPYRVHDEKIKIDPRDLDKDSYIFK; this comes from the coding sequence GTGATTGTTATTTTTAAAATATTTATTAAAGTGATGGAGTCCGGAATTACATTGTCGATGATAATCTCTCTTCTGTTTGCTTTCTTGAGAACCAAAGATATCAGAAAGAAGAGAATTTTTTCAGTTGCGGCAATTTCGTTGGGAGTAGTTGCGGCGATTGTATCTGCAATTGTTCGAGAAATTCCGAACTTTGTCAATCGGGCATCGCTCAGTTTTTGGTCAATGTTGCCGATTGTAATTGCGGCAGTGGGACTGTTGATTTTGATTCCTCTGAAAAAAAAGGTTTCCGACCAAAAGTCAGTTAAGTACGAAAATTGTTTTATCGGATTGTTAGGCATTTATGTAATCGGTTCCTTCTTTTACTATATGCCGCCGATTTTGATACAGTTGAATAACTTTGTCTACTACGGGGAATCCGCAGTCAGTACAATGGTACTGTTTCGTATCATAGGATACGTTCTTGGAATTGTGATGATGATTTTGTCGGCGGTTGCCGTTTATAATACGACACGAAAACTGTCAAGGAAAGAACTGGAAAATACCGTTTTTATTTCCCTGTTAATTGCATTTGTGCCTCAATTTTTTGTAATTGTACAACGATTGTACAGTTTACACTTAATTATCAGAAACGGTATGATTTTGAACACGATTGCTTTTGTGTTGAACAATGAGCGATATTTTCACTTCGGGATGATGTTATTCCTATTGATTATTCCTATTTTGTTGATTGGAAAAAATCGTGTGATTACGGAAGAATACAGAAATAAAGCGGAACTTAGAAAAATTAAGTATACGATGAAAAAGAACCGTCAGTGGGCATATTTCTTTTTGGTAATTATTGTTATCAATGTATTTTCTCTTTCTTATTTAAAAAATTATGTAGGAAGAGAAGTTCCGTTGTCGGCACCGGAAGAGTACACATTGGAAGACGGTATGATTACGATTCCGCTCTCTCTGTTGGAAGATAATCATTTGCATCGATTTACTTATAAGTCGAGCGACGGTGTGGAGATGCGTTTTTTTGCAATCAAAAAATCGCCGGGTTCCTATGTGGCCGTTTTGGATGCTTGTGAGATTTGCGGACCGTCGGGATATTTTGAACGAAAAGATGATGTTGTTTGTAAGCTGTGTGATGTTGTGATGAATCGCGGAACGATTGGTTTTAAGGGTGGATGTAATCCCATTCCGTTTCCATATCGTGTTCATGATGAAAAAATCAAAATTGATCCGAGAGATCTTGACAAAGACAGTTATATTTTTAAGTAG
- a CDS encoding iron transporter, whose protein sequence is MKFKKGLLVSLLVGSMVLGLTACGEQKPTEPTDEPATQTEEPAADNTDVAAPGEDAGFAEFPIGDDQEVGPLAIAGVYFQPVDMEPAGNSLSKEEADCHIEADISATKEGTTLGYGAGDFVPWLSVKAYIQKQGSDKVQEVAFMPMNASDGPHYGANIKFEEGLGKYSVKFEVKAPGNDYLLHVDKETGVTGRFWTEPIVVEWPEFEWTGPQW, encoded by the coding sequence ATGAAATTCAAGAAGGGTTTATTGGTATCATTATTGGTGGGAAGTATGGTATTGGGGTTAACAGCTTGCGGAGAGCAAAAACCTACAGAACCGACAGACGAACCTGCTACACAAACAGAAGAACCTGCAGCGGATAATACTGATGTAGCTGCACCGGGAGAAGATGCGGGATTTGCGGAATTCCCAATCGGAGACGATCAAGAAGTAGGACCGCTTGCAATCGCAGGGGTTTATTTCCAACCTGTTGACATGGAGCCTGCCGGAAACTCTCTTTCTAAAGAAGAAGCGGATTGCCACATTGAAGCGGACATTTCTGCAACAAAAGAAGGAACAACATTAGGTTACGGTGCAGGAGATTTTGTTCCATGGTTAAGTGTAAAAGCATACATTCAAAAACAAGGATCAGATAAAGTACAAGAAGTTGCTTTCATGCCTATGAACGCTTCTGACGGTCCTCACTATGGTGCAAACATCAAATTTGAAGAAGGATTAGGAAAATACAGTGTAAAATTTGAAGTAAAAGCACCGGGAAATGATTACTTGTTGCACGTTGATAAGGAAACAGGAGTTACAGGAAGATTCTGGACAGAACCAATCGTTGTTGAATGGCCGGAATTTGAATGGACAGGTCCACAATGGTAA
- a CDS encoding FTR1 family iron permease, whose product MKTRKRFFAVISVFLILSCFATSIFAEEKYKDWTDVSNAMEEVLNEAIEIYQKGGETASEDAYNQIDIAYFKYYEKLGFEKIVMGTISGKRGTDVENQFYLSKKAARMGVEPAEFQKDVEKLIEMLHEDAKTLDSMRGESDGGEASGWGTFVSVFVLTMREGLEAILVVAAIAAYLVKTNNQKYLKSVYGGAVFGVVFSIILAVIFNVIATKLGDAQSGIQQEIFEGIAMFVAVAVLFYVSNWMLSKSEVEVWNQYIQDKVDTSLTKGNMWALAFSSFIAVAREGAELIIFFQGMRSNIANNPSFMWGGLAVSVVVLAVIYFAITKLSIRLKLKPFFTFTSALMFIMCISFTGKGVYELQEAGVIGRTVIKGMNGFTLDLLGIYDRLETLLPQLILIVITVITVAIQLKRDRKIKAELEQQAQKK is encoded by the coding sequence ATGAAAACGCGTAAGAGATTTTTTGCTGTAATATCAGTTTTTTTGATACTTTCCTGCTTTGCAACAAGCATTTTTGCAGAGGAAAAATATAAAGATTGGACGGATGTTTCCAATGCAATGGAAGAAGTGTTAAATGAAGCGATTGAAATTTACCAAAAAGGTGGAGAAACCGCTTCGGAGGATGCTTATAATCAAATTGACATTGCATACTTCAAATACTATGAGAAATTAGGGTTTGAAAAAATTGTTATGGGAACTATTTCCGGGAAACGCGGAACGGATGTAGAAAATCAGTTTTATCTTTCAAAAAAAGCTGCGAGAATGGGAGTTGAACCTGCAGAGTTTCAGAAGGATGTAGAGAAACTGATTGAGATGTTGCATGAAGATGCAAAAACATTGGACAGTATGAGAGGAGAATCTGACGGAGGGGAAGCTTCCGGATGGGGTACTTTTGTTTCTGTTTTTGTGTTGACCATGCGCGAAGGTTTGGAAGCAATATTGGTGGTTGCTGCAATTGCGGCATATTTGGTGAAGACAAATAACCAAAAGTACTTAAAGAGCGTTTATGGAGGCGCAGTTTTCGGAGTTGTATTCAGTATTATTCTGGCAGTTATTTTCAATGTGATTGCCACAAAGCTGGGTGATGCGCAAAGCGGTATACAACAGGAAATTTTTGAAGGAATTGCAATGTTTGTAGCAGTGGCAGTTCTATTTTATGTTTCCAACTGGATGCTTTCCAAGAGCGAGGTTGAAGTTTGGAATCAATATATTCAAGATAAGGTGGATACTTCTTTGACCAAAGGAAACATGTGGGCACTTGCTTTTTCTTCTTTTATTGCAGTAGCAAGAGAAGGTGCCGAACTGATTATTTTCTTTCAGGGAATGCGTTCCAATATCGCAAATAATCCTTCCTTTATGTGGGGAGGGCTTGCAGTATCGGTTGTGGTACTTGCAGTGATATACTTTGCGATTACAAAATTGAGTATTCGCTTAAAATTGAAACCGTTCTTTACATTTACAAGTGCTTTGATGTTCATTATGTGCATTTCATTTACCGGAAAAGGAGTTTACGAATTGCAGGAAGCCGGTGTGATTGGACGAACCGTCATCAAAGGTATGAACGGATTTACTTTGGATCTACTCGGTATTTATGACCGTTTAGAAACGTTATTACCTCAATTGATTTTGATTGTAATAACGGTAATAACTGTTGCGATTCAATTGAAGCGCGATAGAAAGATAAAGGCAGAGCTGGAACAACAAGCTCAAAAAAAATAA
- a CDS encoding ABC transporter permease has protein sequence MSKQLNNREIAKKNIENKPVRNYSLMALTGFLCFVLFLSTFLIYSVKNGLHSLSDRMGADIIVVPEGYDSKISGAILRGEPNSFFFERSIFERLQKIEGIEKATPQQYLATLSAGCCSYPIQVIGFDSDTDFLVKPWLEQQVKLPLKQQEVVVGHDVVGDIHSNVKFFNQEFKIKGRLAKTGMGFDTSVFMNFDETVRLAKEYEKILELPISKHEDMISSIMIKVKPDASAQEVSDAIRKEFQGEGVYPLLSKQMMNEVSTAANSLLTYIYTLIVLIWLLALILLLLVYSISIRERKREFAMYRILGATKKKLNHMVLTEVLMINIRGSVVGTGFALAVALLFSSAISKSLNLPFLAPNYVMMFLIFVFTVLIGSLIGPLSASFAIAKMNRQEMAVLLREND, from the coding sequence ATGAGTAAACAGTTAAATAATAGAGAAATTGCGAAAAAAAATATTGAAAATAAGCCGGTAAGAAATTATTCTTTGATGGCACTGACCGGTTTTTTATGTTTTGTATTGTTTTTGTCTACTTTTCTGATTTATAGCGTGAAAAACGGTTTGCATTCCCTGTCAGATCGAATGGGCGCGGATATTATCGTGGTGCCGGAAGGATATGATTCTAAAATTTCAGGAGCGATTTTGCGCGGGGAACCGAATTCTTTTTTCTTTGAAAGAAGCATATTTGAACGATTGCAAAAAATAGAAGGAATTGAAAAGGCGACACCTCAACAGTATTTAGCGACATTGTCCGCAGGATGCTGTTCTTATCCGATTCAAGTCATCGGATTTGATTCCGATACGGATTTCTTGGTAAAACCATGGTTGGAGCAACAGGTCAAACTACCGTTAAAACAGCAGGAAGTAGTAGTCGGACATGATGTTGTCGGAGATATTCATTCCAACGTTAAATTTTTTAATCAGGAGTTCAAAATTAAAGGTCGTTTGGCAAAAACAGGAATGGGATTTGATACCTCCGTATTTATGAATTTTGATGAAACGGTGCGTCTTGCCAAAGAGTATGAAAAAATTTTGGAACTTCCGATTTCAAAGCATGAGGATATGATTTCGTCCATCATGATTAAGGTGAAACCAGATGCAAGTGCTCAAGAAGTCAGCGATGCAATTCGAAAAGAATTTCAGGGAGAAGGCGTCTATCCGCTGTTATCCAAACAGATGATGAATGAAGTGTCAACCGCTGCAAACAGTTTGTTGACATACATCTACACATTGATTGTGTTGATTTGGCTGTTGGCGTTGATTTTATTGCTTCTTGTATATTCCATATCCATTCGGGAACGAAAGCGGGAATTTGCAATGTATCGTATTTTAGGTGCGACAAAGAAGAAATTGAATCATATGGTATTGACGGAAGTGTTGATGATTAACATCAGAGGCTCTGTTGTCGGTACAGGATTTGCGCTTGCGGTAGCTTTGCTGTTCAGCAGTGCAATCAGCAAAAGTTTGAATCTACCGTTTTTGGCACCGAATTATGTAATGATGTTCTTGATTTTTGTTTTTACAGTTTTGATTGGAAGTTTGATAGGACCGTTATCTGCATCATTTGCGATAGCAAAGATGAATCGTCAGGAAATGGCAGTATTGTTGCGTGAAAATGATTGA
- a CDS encoding ABC transporter ATP-binding protein, with the protein MALLETKNLSKEFERGSRKFFAVQDVSFSIEQGEYAYIVGRSGSGKSTLLSLLSGILEPTNGEVLIERNSLFQTDDEKRSHYRNSLIGYVPQSLGTVPNLSVLDNVRLPYFFEKRDGDAVERATMLLDMMGILHLKDDFCNKLSGGELKRVLLARALMNEPKILMADEPTSDLDTVTTKEIMEVLHRINEKGVALLIVTHETELLQYGDVCYRMQDGILTRDSDE; encoded by the coding sequence ATGGCTTTATTGGAAACAAAAAATCTCAGCAAAGAGTTTGAACGAGGAAGTAGGAAGTTTTTTGCTGTGCAAGATGTAAGTTTTTCAATCGAACAAGGTGAGTACGCTTACATTGTAGGAAGAAGCGGTAGCGGAAAGTCTACTTTGCTCAGTTTGCTTTCCGGCATTTTGGAACCGACAAATGGAGAAGTGTTGATAGAAAGAAATTCTCTGTTTCAGACGGATGATGAAAAACGCAGTCATTATCGCAATTCATTGATCGGCTATGTCCCGCAGTCGCTTGGAACGGTGCCGAACCTTTCGGTGTTGGACAATGTTCGTTTGCCGTATTTTTTTGAGAAGAGGGACGGAGATGCGGTGGAGCGTGCAACGATGTTGCTTGATATGATGGGAATTTTGCATTTGAAAGATGATTTTTGCAACAAGTTATCCGGCGGAGAATTAAAGAGGGTTTTGTTGGCAAGAGCATTGATGAATGAACCGAAAATTTTGATGGCGGATGAACCTACTTCGGATTTGGACACTGTGACAACAAAAGAGATTATGGAAGTCTTGCACCGGATCAATGAAAAAGGAGTTGCGCTTTTGATTGTAACTCATGAAACAGAGCTGTTGCAATACGGTGATGTCTGTTACCGTATGCAGGACGGAATTTTGACGAGGGATAGCGATGAGTAA